One Amblyomma americanum isolate KBUSLIRL-KWMA chromosome 8, ASM5285725v1, whole genome shotgun sequence DNA window includes the following coding sequences:
- the LOC144101000 gene encoding uncharacterized protein LOC144101000 — protein sequence MGWLVPTGWLPPVMVSWRALVVALMAAIGAASATSTSSPTRDGAVLAATTTSTTDAPPTMVPCRLSELTCDNGRCVALSRYCDGSDDCGDGSDEPLGCSNCNRTLLGEVGTKNSLRIAEPFQRNLPFICTLYFIAAGGEFGDIVELTFLNFQVGSLEMDRNQSATCFNGHLQVVEPASSAPIARTPQTRGFSQILSAVRGEPATPHLTSLYDGTGNEPEFGYFCGDMATNGAGTGGATFFSDRNNVTLVVSVPSRASLHAFSFSLYLTFRFHPKRPARTRYGTPDSPHDVGVATAATYCDRVFEHCDRKECKIRSPNFPGFYLRNFTCTFTVRQMVAPTRKQAQIVLYQDNEYKISIYTGRSAATTFSQRSLTVDCLGDVVRIYDGPSADNSPLLSEFCGTGVLPEVVSSGPEVTVVLRSVAAQQMHSSRLELNVKVRFVDVDEFRLGQGRCEFHIDGKVERRGLIHTPTHTVPPNTTCRYRFYGRSPTDRVWIYFLSYFVEDKHRWASEEKCDVSSVEVLDVFGHNPRFGSNASNDAANSSAALDLPRMAYRFCEKNSPRICARAAEYPQFIPLRPCRHPDESYLSSGPELLLQQHFYKTVELPVRRSSFSARYEFVDTEQQGADMGPRHGPCHRHFQSSSSKFGMVSSPKNVFLYGRGGRENVTCSYYYSGMSSEKLRLYLVTLNLPTAGCEHYYDQVTQRYNCRVTGRSSGRLSLLHVMDHWGDTYTPIGCFCNVTSQPRKPILIESVGNNVTLTFTISGMTSLEDFNNYGFEATYEFRPATSCDTSTEMRNGSQGELTFMAPQSVADQELPLRCRWFIEASPRKYLYLKFQGRDGSRGCPDSGNRFVVYADGIMQPVAVVCSGGIHEETSLSSSTDFDIFSASWYNETSERQHHALADRVVIEVVAFQAAQFRLRWLEVTRPFLKTSSGLTLRNVNCLYECPELSACISPELWCDGTVHCPSGHDEKPEHCRRFPTFYVALGAGAGFVVICASLAAVLLWCRSKDKSKEEPRMRVPADDMPLESPDS from the exons ATGGGATGGCTCGTCCCTACCGGCTGGCTGCCTCCCGTCATGGTCTCTTGGCGGGCCCTGGTGGTGGCACTGATGGCAGCCATCGGCGCAGCCTCGGCGACGTCGACGTCGTCGCCAACGAGAGATGGCGCTGTATTAGCTGCGACGACAACGTCCACAACGGACGCGCCTCCGACTATGGTCCCCTGCCGCCTGTCCGAGCTGACGTGCGACAACGGACGCTGCGTGGCGCTGTCGAGGTACTGCGACGGATCCGACGACTGCGGAGACGGGTCGGACGAGCCGCTGGGCTGCTCAA ACTGCAACCGCACCCTGTTGGGCGAAGTGGGCACCAAGAACTCGCTGCGCATCGCCGAGCCCTTTCAGAGGAACCTGCCCTTCATCTGCACGCTCTACTTCATCGCAGCCGGCGGAGAGTTCGGCGACATAGTCGAGCTCACGTTCCTCAACTTTCAAGTGGGCTCGCTCGAGATGGACAG GAACCAATCAGCTACCTGCTTCAACGGCCACCTCCAGGTCGTCGAGCCAGCATCATCAGCGCCCATAGCGCGAACTCCGCAGACTCGCGGTTTCAGCCAGATCCTGTCCGCGGTGCGCGGAGAACCAGCCACGCCCCACTTAACCTCCCTGTACGACGGCACGGGCAACGAACCCGAGTTCGGCTACTTTTGCGGAGACATGGCGACCAACGGCGCTGGCACCGGAGGAGCCACTTTCTTCTCTGATCGAAACAACGTCACTCTCGTCGTGTCCGTGCCCAGCCGGGCGTCGCTGCACGCGTTCAGCTTCAGCCTGTACCTTACCTTTCGCTTCCACCCGAAGCGACCCGCCAGGACCCGGTACGGCACGCCCGACAGCCCTCACGACGTGGGGGTCGCGACTGCGGCAACCTACTGCGACCGGGTCTTCGAGCACTGCGACCGGAAGGAGTGCAAGATACGCTCGCCGAACTTCCCTGGCTTCTACCTGCGCAACTTCACCTGCACCTTCACCGTGCGCCAGATGGTGGCTCCTACCAGGAAGCAGGCCCAGATAGTCCTGTACCAGGACAACGAGTACAAGATCTCCATCTACACGGGAAGGAGTGCCGCTACGACTTTCTCCCAGAGGTCGCTAACTGTCGACTGCCTGGGTGACGTGGTACGAATCTACGACGGGCCCAGCGCGGATAACTCCCCGCTTCTAAGTGAGTTCTGTGGGACCGGAGTGCTACCGGAAGTGGTCTCTAGTGGACCGGAAGTGACGGTGGTGCTGAGAAGTGTGGCGGCGCAGCAGATGCACAGCTCGCGACTCGAGCTCAACGTCAAGGTACGCTTTGTAGACGTAGACGAATTCAGGCTAGGCCAGGGCCGGTGTGAGTTCCACATTGACGGAAAGGTGGAGCGCAGAGGTCTCATCCACACGCCTACACACACCGTTCCACCAAACACGACCTGTAGGTACAGGTTTTACGGAAGGTCGCCGACCGATAGGGTCTGGATTTACTTCCTTTCCTACTTCGTTGAAGACAAGCACCGCTGGGCCAGTGAAGAGAAGTGCGACGTCTCGAGCGTCGAAGTCTTGGACGTATTCGGCCATAACCCTCGTTTCGGAAGCAATGCTTCTAATGACGCTGCTAACTCCAGCGCTGCCCTAGACCTTCCGAGAATGGCCTACCGTTTTTGTGAGAAGAACTCGCCGCGTATCTGCGCGAGGGCGGCGGAGTATCCCCAGTTTATACCCTTGCGTCCTTGCCGGCATCCGGACGAGTCCTATCTGTCCAGCGGGCCCGAGCTTCTTCTGCAGCAGCACTTCTACAAGACCGTTGAGCTGCCCGTTCGCAGAAGTTCTTTTTCTGCCAGGTACGAGTTCGTGGATACTGAGCAGCAGGGCGCCGACATGGGACCACGCCATGGACCATGCCAcaggcacttccagagcagcagTTCCAAGTTCGGCATGGTGTCCTCTCCGAAGAACGTCTTTCTGTACGGTCGTGGAGGGCGGGAAAACGTGACCTGCTCCTACTATTATTCTGGCATGTCCTCCGAGAAGCTCCGACTTTATCTCGTCACCCTGAACTTGCCCACTGCTGGCTGCGAGCACTACTACGACCAAGTCACCCAAAGGTACAACTGCCGCGTCACCGGTCGGTCATCTGGTCGCCTGTCGTTGCTCCACGTCATGGACCACTGGGGTGACACATACACGCCGATAGGATGTTTCTGTAATGTCACTTCCCAGCCGCGCAAGCCAATCCTCATCGAGTCAGTGGGCAACAATGTCACTCTGACCTTCACGATAAGCGGGATGACGTCTCTGGAGGACTTCAACAACTACGGCTTCGAGGCTACGTACGAGTTTCGGCCGGCCACTTCGTGTGACACGAGCACCGAGATGAGGAACGGTTCGCAAGGAGAGCTGACGTTCATGGCTCCTCAAAGCGTGGCCGACCAGGAACTGCCTTTGCGATGCCGGTGGTTCATTGAGGCTTCGCCTCGCAAGTATCTGTACCTGAAGTTCCAGGGGCGTGACGGGTCCCGCGGGTGTCCAGACTCGGGAAACAG GTTCGTGGTATATGCCGATGGCATCATGCAGCCCGTGGCCGTCGTCTGCTCCGGCGGCATTCACGAGGAGACGTCGTTGTCCTCGTCCACGGACTTCGACATCTTCTCGGCCTCGTGGTACAACGAGACGTCCGAGCGGCAGCACCACGCCCTCGCAGACCGCGTCGTCATCGAGGTGGTCGCCTTCCAGGCCGCCCAGTTCCGGTTGCGCTGGCTCGAGGTGACCCGACCCTTCCTCAAGACCTCCTCGGGCCTCACACTGCGCAACGTCAACTGCCTGTACGAGTGCCCCGAGCTGAGCGCCTGCATCTCGCCCGAGCTCTGGTGCGACGGTACCGTCCACTGCCCGTCGGGACACGACGAGAAGCCGGAGCACTGCCGCCGGTTCCCGACCTTCTACGTGGCGCTTGGTGCCGGTGCGGGTTTCGTGGTCATCTGCGCATCTCTCGCTGCGGTCCTTCTCTGGTGCCGCAGCAAGGACAAGAGTAAGGAGGAACCGAGAATGCGGGTCCCAGCAGATGACATGCCACTGGAGAGTCCGGACAGCTGA